The Ruania alba genome window below encodes:
- the recD gene encoding exodeoxyribonuclease V subunit alpha, whose product MSAITTTDAMASVDGDVRTAVGAPPLLAQFNAAGLVTATDVQVATRLGRLTGESDERVLLAAALTVRALRGGSVCLHLGEESELAALRIPDDAGQGEDAAAEPPPWPEHAAWVAAVQASPMVAVGVDGHDAAGGSHPDVRPARWVNGRLYLDRFWRDELTVRRLIDARLIAPDLEVTGDFAPAVQRLFPDAGDDRQRLAAAHALRRRLTVLTGGPGTGKTTTVARLLAVLQDVAGPARVALAAPTGKAAARLQEAAAQVVGALPDADRERVGLPEATTVHRLLGYKPGSTTRFRHDGSHHLPHDVVVVDETSMVPLSLMARLLEALRPDARLVLVGDPDQLASVEAGAVLGDLVARPPVAAAPSGLGLGTEGTSALAGGVAGGPTVAADLGNGVVRLTTVHRQKEGSEILPLAAAIRAGNAEQVLELLRAGRHGVELVAADVEQLDEAAVVGVRADAVAAGEKLVAQAVAGDAAGALEALNAHRLMLAHRRGPAGVARWAAQVEAWVQEGTAAVGGHRAGHPWAVGRPILVTSNDKDVGLYNGDTGVLIADGESVVAAFGDPDRPMLVRTHRLPPVETVHAMTVHRAQGSQFGRVSLILPPATSPLLTRELLYTAVTRAQEFVRVVGTEEAVRAAVAHPVRRASGLREPLG is encoded by the coding sequence ATGAGCGCGATCACGACCACCGACGCCATGGCGAGTGTCGATGGAGACGTACGCACCGCCGTCGGGGCTCCCCCGCTGCTGGCACAGTTCAACGCGGCCGGCCTGGTGACGGCGACCGATGTGCAGGTGGCGACCCGGCTGGGCCGGCTGACCGGGGAGAGCGACGAGCGGGTGCTGCTCGCGGCGGCGCTGACGGTGCGGGCGCTGCGCGGAGGGTCGGTGTGCCTGCACCTGGGTGAGGAGTCGGAGCTGGCGGCGCTGCGCATCCCCGACGACGCCGGTCAGGGTGAGGACGCGGCGGCGGAGCCGCCCCCATGGCCCGAGCACGCCGCATGGGTGGCAGCCGTGCAGGCCAGCCCGATGGTCGCCGTCGGAGTGGATGGGCACGATGCGGCGGGAGGGTCGCACCCGGACGTGCGCCCGGCACGCTGGGTGAACGGCCGGCTGTACCTGGACCGGTTCTGGCGGGACGAGCTGACCGTGCGGCGGTTGATCGACGCCCGGCTGATCGCTCCGGACCTGGAGGTAACGGGGGACTTCGCGCCGGCGGTGCAGCGCTTGTTCCCGGATGCGGGCGACGACCGGCAGCGACTGGCGGCCGCGCACGCGCTGCGGCGGCGATTGACGGTGCTCACCGGTGGCCCGGGAACCGGGAAGACGACGACGGTGGCGCGGCTGCTGGCCGTCCTGCAGGACGTGGCCGGTCCGGCGCGGGTGGCGCTCGCAGCCCCGACAGGAAAGGCAGCGGCCCGGTTGCAAGAGGCAGCCGCCCAGGTGGTGGGGGCGTTGCCGGACGCCGATCGGGAGCGTGTGGGGCTGCCGGAGGCGACCACGGTGCACCGGCTGCTCGGGTACAAGCCGGGGAGCACCACCCGGTTCCGGCATGACGGGAGCCATCATCTGCCACATGATGTGGTGGTCGTGGACGAGACGTCGATGGTGCCGTTGTCGTTGATGGCGCGGCTGCTGGAGGCGTTGCGCCCGGACGCGCGGCTGGTGCTGGTCGGCGATCCGGATCAGCTGGCGTCGGTGGAAGCGGGTGCGGTGCTCGGTGACCTGGTGGCGCGGCCGCCGGTCGCGGCGGCACCCTCCGGGTTGGGCCTGGGCACCGAGGGAACCAGCGCGCTGGCGGGTGGAGTGGCTGGCGGCCCGACGGTGGCCGCGGACCTGGGCAACGGGGTGGTGCGGTTGACGACCGTGCACCGGCAGAAAGAGGGCTCGGAGATCCTCCCGCTAGCGGCCGCGATCCGCGCCGGTAATGCCGAGCAGGTGCTGGAGCTGCTGCGAGCGGGCCGGCACGGAGTGGAGCTGGTGGCAGCCGACGTCGAGCAGCTGGATGAGGCGGCGGTGGTCGGTGTGCGCGCGGACGCCGTGGCGGCGGGCGAGAAGCTGGTGGCACAAGCTGTGGCCGGGGATGCGGCCGGGGCACTCGAGGCACTGAACGCGCATCGGTTGATGCTCGCGCACCGGCGGGGTCCGGCCGGAGTGGCCCGGTGGGCGGCGCAGGTGGAGGCGTGGGTCCAGGAGGGTACTGCTGCGGTGGGTGGACATCGCGCCGGACACCCGTGGGCGGTGGGCCGACCGATCCTGGTGACCAGCAACGACAAGGACGTCGGTCTGTACAACGGCGACACGGGAGTATTGATCGCCGACGGTGAGAGCGTGGTAGCCGCGTTCGGGGACCCGGACCGGCCGATGCTGGTGCGCACGCACCGGCTGCCTCCCGTGGAGACGGTGCATGCCATGACGGTGCACCGGGCGCAGGGCAGTCAGTTCGGGCGGGTGTCGCTGATCCTGCCGCCGGCGACGTCACCGTTGCTGACGCGCGAGCTGCTGTACACGGCGGTGACGCGGGCGCAGGAGTTCGTGCGGGTGGTCGGCACCGAGGAGGCCGTGCGGGCCGCGGTGGCGCACCCGGTGCGGCGGGCGAGCGGGCTGCGGGAACCGTTGGGCTGA
- a CDS encoding UvrD-helicase domain-containing protein yields the protein MNQTQPTGQVRGAMAPGPATFDVHGPLPEGTTVLEASAGTGKTFTIAALTARYVAEGVAELRDLMLVTFGRAATSELRDRVRERLVSTERALRSADPAASEDPLVAQLADVDADELDRRRARLARALSQLDAATITTTHGFCQQMLTALGIAADVDPAATFVADVADLVQEVTDDLYIQEFSNEKKPRLNPDELYALGRAAVSDHGAELEPKGEDNSDLGTLRYRLAVAVRAETERRKRVGHLMDYDDLLVLLRDALRDPVHGPAAAQRVRDRYRVVMVDEFQDTDPVQWEILRTAFHRHRTLVLIGDPKQAIYAFRGADVLAYLDAKHDAVATATLGTNWRSDAPLLEALHTVLGGAALGHDQITVGPVEAAHREHRFDGGPALRLRQVTREALGVRPGKDPYVGDARSFIAADTAADIVSRLGSTQVQEDGHWRALQPGDVAVLTRTNAQAEQVRAELSARGVPAVVSGLSSVFATPAAREWLTLLDALEQPGSHGRASALALTPFIGWDARRLATADDTDRDRLAETVRTWARLLTTRGVAALHEAVTRGGVAERLMATTTGERRLTDLRHVGEVLHTVAVTEGLGAAALTGWLRRRIREATRDFEEERSRRLETDAAAVQVVTVHASKGLEFGVVYVPFGWDRFESATPSILGFHADDGRRILHVGGPGSQLYREARERYQREDRGEDLRLLYVALTRARHQVVAHWVPSRNTAKGPLTRVLLGGRDLGGAPAVAAEPGAMRDDTVTDAFETIAGRSGGTIAAEVAPMEPSRARWEQPVREQPELSVAHLDRLPDVSWRRASYTALTAAAHQAHAAPAGDAARGETGVLSEPEDAGVLDEPGSADGDAGEDSVLAGVSAAPDAPGLDLPSPMANQPAGAAFGTLVHEVLEYADTAAADLDAELLARCRAASSARVDGLDVDSLASGLGTVMRTPLGPLAGGRTLAEFDPRTGSPSWSSSSRSPAEISGRTVRVTGALRGRRPHCTTSLTCSRPTSNRATCSRRIRRCCAPSPPNRRAPRSCGGISPARSTRCCGARRQRYEPSCEFPRLRLQVEPPRRARRRPDRARLPAGRRRECHAAGALSAAVAAVPGGAAPVPAMAAARI from the coding sequence ATGAACCAGACGCAGCCCACCGGTCAGGTCCGCGGCGCTATGGCGCCAGGGCCCGCGACCTTCGATGTGCACGGACCGCTCCCGGAGGGCACCACCGTCCTGGAGGCCAGCGCCGGCACCGGGAAGACGTTCACCATCGCCGCACTGACCGCCCGGTACGTGGCCGAAGGTGTGGCCGAACTGCGGGACCTGATGCTGGTGACCTTCGGCCGGGCCGCCACCTCCGAGCTGCGTGACCGGGTGCGCGAGCGCCTGGTGAGCACCGAACGGGCGCTGCGCTCGGCCGACCCGGCCGCCAGCGAGGACCCGCTCGTAGCGCAACTCGCCGATGTGGATGCCGACGAGCTGGACCGGCGGCGGGCCCGCCTGGCGCGAGCACTCTCCCAGCTGGACGCAGCCACGATCACCACCACGCACGGGTTCTGCCAGCAGATGCTCACCGCGCTGGGGATCGCGGCCGATGTGGATCCGGCGGCCACGTTCGTCGCGGACGTGGCCGACCTGGTGCAGGAGGTCACCGACGACCTGTACATCCAGGAGTTCTCCAACGAGAAGAAGCCGCGCCTGAACCCGGACGAGCTCTACGCACTGGGGCGGGCCGCCGTCAGCGATCATGGCGCCGAGCTGGAACCGAAGGGTGAGGACAACTCGGATCTGGGGACCCTCCGGTACCGGCTCGCAGTAGCCGTGCGGGCCGAGACCGAGCGGCGCAAGCGAGTCGGTCACCTGATGGACTACGACGACCTTCTCGTGCTGCTGCGCGACGCGCTACGGGACCCGGTGCACGGCCCGGCGGCGGCCCAACGAGTGCGGGACCGCTACCGCGTGGTGATGGTGGACGAGTTCCAGGACACCGACCCGGTGCAGTGGGAGATCCTGCGCACCGCCTTCCACCGCCATCGCACCCTGGTGCTGATCGGCGACCCGAAGCAGGCGATCTACGCCTTCCGCGGCGCCGACGTGCTCGCCTACCTGGACGCGAAGCACGATGCCGTCGCCACCGCCACGCTGGGCACGAACTGGCGCAGCGACGCTCCGCTGCTCGAGGCGTTGCACACCGTGCTCGGCGGGGCCGCGCTGGGCCACGACCAGATCACCGTGGGACCGGTCGAGGCTGCCCATCGGGAGCACCGGTTCGACGGTGGACCGGCGCTGCGGTTGCGGCAGGTCACCCGCGAGGCCCTGGGAGTGCGCCCGGGCAAGGACCCCTACGTCGGTGATGCGCGCTCCTTCATCGCCGCCGACACGGCCGCCGACATCGTCTCCCGCCTCGGCAGCACCCAGGTCCAGGAGGACGGACACTGGCGGGCGCTGCAACCGGGTGACGTGGCCGTGCTGACCCGCACGAACGCGCAGGCCGAGCAGGTGCGAGCCGAGCTCAGCGCCCGTGGGGTCCCCGCGGTGGTCTCCGGGCTGTCGAGCGTGTTCGCCACCCCCGCCGCCCGGGAATGGCTCACCCTGCTGGACGCGCTCGAACAACCGGGCTCGCACGGGCGAGCCTCGGCACTGGCCCTCACCCCGTTCATCGGGTGGGATGCCCGCAGGTTGGCGACGGCGGATGACACCGACCGGGACCGGCTCGCCGAGACGGTGCGCACCTGGGCACGTCTGCTCACCACCCGCGGAGTGGCCGCCCTGCACGAGGCGGTCACCCGAGGCGGTGTGGCGGAACGTCTGATGGCGACCACGACCGGGGAGCGACGGCTGACCGACCTGCGGCACGTGGGCGAGGTGCTGCACACGGTCGCGGTCACCGAGGGGCTCGGTGCGGCGGCATTGACGGGGTGGTTGCGTCGTCGGATCCGGGAGGCGACCCGGGACTTCGAGGAGGAGCGCAGCCGGCGGCTGGAGACCGATGCGGCCGCCGTGCAGGTGGTGACGGTGCACGCCAGCAAGGGCCTGGAGTTCGGCGTGGTGTATGTGCCGTTCGGGTGGGACCGGTTCGAGTCGGCCACTCCCTCGATCCTCGGCTTCCACGCCGACGACGGGCGCCGCATCCTGCACGTGGGCGGGCCCGGTTCGCAGCTGTACCGGGAGGCGCGCGAGCGGTACCAGCGAGAGGACCGGGGCGAGGATCTGCGGTTGCTGTACGTGGCGCTCACCCGTGCCCGGCACCAGGTGGTCGCGCACTGGGTCCCCTCCCGCAACACAGCGAAGGGTCCGCTCACCCGCGTGTTGCTCGGCGGGCGCGACCTCGGTGGTGCCCCGGCGGTGGCGGCGGAACCAGGAGCGATGCGGGACGATACGGTCACCGACGCGTTCGAGACGATCGCCGGGCGCTCGGGAGGAACGATCGCGGCCGAGGTGGCGCCGATGGAACCGAGCAGAGCGCGGTGGGAGCAGCCCGTGCGGGAGCAGCCGGAGTTGAGCGTGGCCCACCTGGATCGGCTGCCGGACGTGAGCTGGCGGCGAGCGTCCTACACGGCACTGACCGCGGCGGCGCACCAGGCGCACGCGGCACCGGCTGGTGACGCGGCTCGCGGCGAGACCGGGGTGCTCAGTGAGCCGGAGGATGCGGGCGTGCTGGACGAACCGGGCAGCGCAGACGGTGACGCTGGGGAGGACAGCGTCCTGGCGGGAGTGTCAGCGGCACCGGATGCTCCGGGGCTCGACCTGCCCTCCCCGATGGCGAACCAGCCAGCCGGGGCAGCGTTCGGCACCCTGGTGCACGAGGTGCTCGAGTACGCCGACACGGCGGCGGCCGATCTGGACGCCGAACTGCTGGCGCGGTGCCGGGCGGCGTCGTCGGCGCGAGTGGACGGGCTAGACGTGGATTCGCTGGCGAGCGGGCTGGGGACGGTGATGCGCACCCCACTGGGTCCGCTCGCAGGCGGGCGCACCCTGGCGGAGTTCGACCCGCGGACCGGCTCGCCGAGCTGGAGTTCGAGCTCCCGCTCGCCGGCGGAGATCAGCGGCAGGACGGTCAGGGTGACGGGAGCGCTGCGCGGCAGGCGGCCACACTGCACGACATCGCTGACGTGCTCGAGGCCCACGTCGAACCGGGCGACATGTTCGCGCCGTATCCGTCGATGCTGCGCACCCTCGCCGCCGAACCGCAGGGCCCCGCGGAGCTGCGGGGGTATCTCACCGGCTCGATCGACGCGGTGCTGCGGGGCACGGAGGCAGCGGTACGAGCCGTCCTGCGAGTTTCCTCGTCTGCGACTACAAGTCGAACCGCCTCGGCGCGCTCGGCGCCGACCTGACCGTGCACGACTACCGGCCGGACGCCGTCGTGAGTGCCATGCTGCAGGCGCACTATCCGCTGCAGTTGCTGCTGTACCTGGTGGGGCTGCACCGGTACCTGCGATGGCGGCTGCGCGGATATAA
- a CDS encoding citrate/2-methylcitrate synthase, whose amino-acid sequence MTAPSRMNNTPITVPRGLTNVVVTDTALGDVRGHEGFYHYRQYSATDLAASRSVEDVWKLLLDGSLPDRRESAAFAAEVAAQMPLSADMLAALPTTAATSSGSDPLSGLRVALSLEGDRRGLRPLYDLTLQERRADLIALAAKVPTIIAALARIHAGKTPVSPHPDLGYVANFLYMIQGTQAPEEHVEALSAYLVAAIDHGFNASTFTARVIASTGADGAACLVGALGALSGPLHGGAPSRALDSLDLIGTPENIDAWVRTQLESGARIMGFGHPVYRTEDPRSALLKKVAQRFGGPRVEFAVAVEERVPVLLDQHKPGRALHTNLEWYAAVVMEIVGIGRALFTPTFAAARVLGWTANILEQSADAKIIRPSARYVGPPAPQPVPDH is encoded by the coding sequence ATGACCGCGCCGTCCCGCATGAACAACACTCCGATCACCGTGCCCCGCGGACTCACCAACGTTGTGGTGACCGACACCGCGCTCGGCGACGTACGTGGGCACGAAGGCTTTTACCACTACCGCCAGTACTCGGCCACGGACTTGGCCGCATCCCGATCCGTGGAGGACGTCTGGAAGCTGCTGCTCGACGGGTCGCTACCCGATCGCCGAGAGAGTGCCGCATTCGCCGCCGAAGTCGCCGCCCAGATGCCGCTCTCCGCCGATATGCTCGCGGCACTACCCACTACCGCTGCGACCAGTAGCGGCTCCGATCCACTCTCCGGGCTCCGGGTGGCGCTCTCGCTCGAAGGTGACCGGCGTGGGCTGCGTCCGCTCTACGACCTGACACTGCAGGAACGTCGCGCCGATCTGATCGCGCTCGCCGCGAAAGTGCCCACGATCATCGCGGCACTCGCCCGGATACACGCCGGCAAGACGCCGGTGAGCCCGCACCCCGACCTGGGCTATGTGGCCAACTTCCTCTACATGATCCAAGGCACTCAGGCGCCGGAGGAGCACGTCGAGGCACTCTCCGCCTACCTGGTCGCCGCGATCGACCACGGGTTCAATGCCTCGACGTTCACCGCCCGAGTGATCGCCTCGACCGGCGCTGACGGCGCCGCGTGCCTGGTAGGCGCCCTTGGAGCGCTCTCCGGGCCACTGCACGGTGGCGCCCCGAGCCGCGCACTCGACAGCCTCGACCTGATCGGCACACCCGAGAACATCGACGCCTGGGTGAGGACCCAGCTGGAGTCCGGTGCCCGGATCATGGGCTTCGGGCACCCGGTGTACCGCACCGAGGACCCGAGATCAGCGCTCCTGAAGAAAGTCGCCCAGCGATTCGGCGGGCCACGGGTCGAGTTTGCCGTCGCGGTCGAGGAGCGCGTGCCGGTGCTGCTCGACCAGCACAAGCCGGGCCGTGCCCTGCACACGAACCTGGAGTGGTACGCCGCGGTAGTCATGGAGATCGTCGGGATCGGGCGCGCCCTGTTCACACCGACGTTCGCGGCCGCCCGGGTGCTCGGCTGGACCGCGAACATCCTGGAGCAGAGTGCGGATGCGAAGATCATCAGGCCTTCGGCCCGCTATGTCGGGCCACCAGCCCCACAGCCAGTGCCCGATCACTAG
- a CDS encoding citrate synthase — translation MSEPLPRLTTAQAAARLGVKPATLYAYVSRGRIRSTRCETGGSTFDALEVEELAAARRSGRVVAPASSANRTQGRPLMVLGSPLTLIEDDELYFRGVRATDLARTCTVEEAIEFLWTAGVSNGPPAPGVEPVVVARASQAGDLLGPSARSIDRMQIAVTIAGTHDPFRTELNPEGARTAGRQIVAIVVDALPDLGKPAPLTAPLAHRLWPKLTAQPATAADLDLIAAALVLCLDHDLATATLAARVAATARAHPYAAVASALAAFDAALHGSASIAAVQMLRDVLGPTRPERAVAEHVAGGSGVPGFGHVLYRRTDPRAAFLFDAMAAMPRYELAINAAQQVGAVIAPRTGRPANLDLALAVMAIGADMSADAGQVLFATARTAGWIAHIADEYSQAPLRLRPESHYTGPRPDGASHRAAEGAPWPRPN, via the coding sequence GTGAGTGAACCACTGCCTCGCCTGACCACGGCTCAGGCGGCCGCTCGGCTGGGTGTGAAACCTGCGACGTTGTATGCCTACGTCTCGCGTGGGCGAATCAGGAGCACTCGATGCGAGACCGGCGGCTCGACTTTCGACGCCCTCGAGGTGGAGGAGCTCGCCGCTGCACGGCGATCCGGCCGGGTCGTTGCGCCTGCATCATCAGCAAATAGGACGCAGGGCCGGCCGCTGATGGTGCTGGGTTCGCCGCTGACGTTGATCGAAGATGATGAGCTGTACTTCCGTGGTGTCCGAGCTACCGACCTGGCTCGGACCTGCACGGTCGAAGAAGCGATCGAGTTTCTCTGGACCGCAGGGGTGAGCAACGGCCCACCAGCACCCGGGGTGGAGCCGGTGGTCGTGGCACGCGCGAGCCAGGCAGGAGACCTGCTCGGACCGTCCGCCCGCTCGATCGACCGGATGCAGATCGCCGTCACGATCGCCGGAACGCACGACCCGTTCCGGACGGAACTCAACCCGGAGGGTGCGAGAACCGCGGGGCGGCAGATCGTCGCGATCGTCGTCGACGCCTTACCGGATCTCGGCAAGCCCGCACCGCTCACGGCGCCCTTGGCGCACCGGCTCTGGCCGAAGCTGACCGCACAACCGGCCACGGCCGCGGACCTCGATCTCATCGCTGCTGCACTTGTGCTGTGCCTGGACCATGATCTCGCCACCGCGACCCTCGCTGCGCGGGTGGCCGCCACCGCCCGCGCCCACCCGTATGCCGCCGTCGCCTCGGCGCTCGCCGCCTTCGACGCTGCCTTGCACGGATCAGCATCGATCGCTGCCGTGCAGATGCTGCGCGACGTGCTCGGGCCGACGCGCCCTGAGCGGGCAGTCGCTGAGCACGTGGCGGGGGGCAGCGGCGTGCCGGGCTTCGGCCATGTGCTGTACCGACGCACCGATCCCCGCGCTGCCTTCCTCTTCGACGCGATGGCGGCGATGCCGCGGTACGAGCTCGCGATCAATGCGGCGCAACAGGTCGGTGCGGTGATCGCACCGCGCACCGGACGTCCCGCGAACCTCGACCTTGCGCTCGCTGTGATGGCCATCGGCGCGGACATGTCCGCAGACGCGGGGCAGGTCCTCTTTGCGACCGCACGGACAGCGGGGTGGATCGCGCACATTGCGGATGAGTACTCCCAGGCCCCGCTACGGCTCCGGCCGGAGTCGCACTACACAGGTCCGCGCCCAGACGGCGCTTCTCACAGGGCCGCTGAGGGAGCGCCGTGGCCACGGCCGAACTGA
- a CDS encoding FitA-like ribbon-helix-helix domain-containing protein, whose protein sequence is MPAITVRKLSDETHRALKARAARHGRSTEAEVRSIPEEATHPTEHEKVGSASRTRPCHSSKGEYSPSTKPQAHSSPRCGPTDAPAGVP, encoded by the coding sequence ATGCCTGCCATCACCGTTCGCAAACTCTCTGACGAAACCCACCGCGCGTTGAAGGCACGTGCCGCTCGCCATGGGCGCAGCACGGAGGCCGAGGTTCGGAGCATTCCCGAAGAGGCGACCCATCCGACAGAGCACGAGAAGGTGGGCAGCGCTTCGAGGACGAGACCGTGCCACTCTTCGAAGGGCGAATACTCCCCTTCGACGAAGCCTCAGGCGCACAGTTCGCCACGCTGCGGTCCCACGGACGCTCCCGCGGGCGTGCCCTGA
- a CDS encoding exodeoxyribonuclease V subunit gamma, with product MRRSMADVLHIHRSERTDALVAPLAEVLAEAPEDPFTPDVVAVPTRGIERWLAQRLSHHLGVSDGAGSAGVCANVDFRSPGRLVQAVLGAATGIDPDEDPWRSARLVWPVLETIDACLGEDWAAPLARYVGEAADGPAGLDSVDTVRRSRRVALAQRIARSFSAYAHQRPDLVTAWLDGTDTDGHGLPVPDDLTWQPALWRRVREHIGSASPAETLTAALGALEADPGTTDLPDRVSVFGPTRLPEDQLRVLRGLAVHRDVHLWLPHPSPVVWDAVAGMPPPGIRRAEQEPAARHPLLVSMGTDATELQHRVMQGPATTSHHPVPEPLATLLGRLQRSIRLDQPEPGTQPVAEDDRSVQVHACHGRARQVEVLREVLTGLFAADPSLEPRDVVVMCPDVDAFAPLITATFGATADGTTEVHPGQQLRVSLADRGARSTNPVLTVVDTLLRLADSRVSAPEVLDLAASTPVRRRFRLSEDDLNRWRTWAVEVGVRWGEDGARRARYGIDPSVRQGTWDAALDRVLLGVAMAEEESRYVGAALPVDDVGSTDVDVAGRFAELIDRLTRLLARLDGAHPLHHWLDTLEDAVTLLTEPEEPWQTIHARRVLAGVRESGAVQNSDTHEESGLLLADVRALLADRLAGRPTRSGFRTGALTVCSLEPMRAVPHRVVCLLGMDDGAFPRSPTRAGMTCSRATLAWASGTCAARTGRSSWTRSPPPASIWWWCTPAPTSAAVHPGHPQCRWPSWWMRWTGSPPHQAANRCAIRW from the coding sequence GTGCGCCGTAGCATGGCCGACGTGCTGCACATCCACCGCTCCGAGCGCACCGACGCCCTGGTCGCGCCGCTCGCAGAGGTGCTCGCCGAGGCGCCGGAGGATCCGTTCACCCCAGACGTGGTGGCCGTTCCCACCCGCGGAATCGAGCGGTGGCTCGCCCAACGCCTCTCCCACCATCTGGGAGTTTCCGACGGCGCAGGTTCCGCGGGCGTGTGCGCGAACGTGGACTTCCGCTCCCCCGGGCGCTTGGTGCAGGCGGTGCTCGGGGCTGCGACCGGCATCGACCCGGACGAGGACCCGTGGCGTTCGGCGCGCCTGGTGTGGCCGGTGCTGGAGACGATCGACGCCTGCCTGGGCGAGGACTGGGCCGCCCCGCTGGCCCGGTATGTGGGTGAGGCCGCTGACGGCCCCGCCGGTCTCGATTCGGTCGACACCGTGCGGCGGTCCCGACGCGTGGCGCTCGCGCAGCGGATCGCCAGATCGTTCTCCGCGTACGCCCATCAGCGTCCCGATCTGGTGACGGCGTGGCTGGACGGCACCGACACTGATGGCCACGGTCTCCCGGTGCCGGACGATTTGACCTGGCAGCCGGCCCTATGGCGCCGGGTGCGCGAGCACATCGGCTCCGCGAGCCCGGCCGAGACCCTGACCGCGGCACTGGGCGCGCTCGAGGCGGACCCGGGAACGACGGACCTCCCCGACCGGGTGTCGGTCTTCGGCCCCACCCGCCTGCCGGAGGACCAGCTCCGCGTGCTGCGCGGTCTGGCCGTGCACCGCGACGTGCACCTGTGGCTGCCGCACCCCTCCCCGGTGGTGTGGGACGCCGTCGCCGGCATGCCTCCTCCCGGGATCCGCCGAGCCGAGCAGGAGCCGGCGGCCCGGCATCCGTTGCTGGTCTCGATGGGCACCGACGCGACCGAGCTGCAGCACCGGGTGATGCAGGGGCCGGCCACGACGAGCCACCACCCAGTACCGGAACCGCTGGCCACCCTGCTGGGCCGGTTGCAGCGCTCGATTCGCCTGGACCAACCGGAACCGGGCACCCAGCCGGTCGCCGAGGACGACCGCAGCGTGCAGGTGCACGCCTGTCACGGCCGGGCCCGGCAGGTGGAGGTGCTGCGCGAGGTGCTCACCGGGCTGTTCGCCGCCGACCCCAGCCTGGAGCCCCGGGACGTGGTGGTGATGTGCCCGGACGTGGACGCCTTCGCCCCGCTGATCACCGCGACCTTCGGCGCCACGGCCGACGGCACCACCGAGGTGCACCCGGGGCAACAGCTTCGGGTCAGCCTCGCCGACCGGGGCGCACGCAGCACGAACCCGGTACTCACGGTGGTGGACACCCTGCTGCGCCTCGCCGACAGCCGCGTGAGTGCACCGGAGGTCCTGGATCTGGCGGCCTCGACCCCGGTCCGGCGCAGGTTCCGGCTCAGTGAGGACGATCTGAACCGGTGGCGCACGTGGGCCGTCGAGGTGGGGGTGCGCTGGGGCGAGGACGGTGCGCGCCGGGCCCGGTACGGGATCGACCCCTCGGTCCGGCAGGGCACCTGGGACGCCGCACTGGACCGCGTGCTGCTCGGGGTGGCGATGGCCGAGGAGGAATCCCGCTACGTGGGTGCAGCGCTGCCGGTGGACGACGTCGGCTCCACCGATGTGGACGTCGCCGGCCGGTTCGCCGAGCTGATCGATCGGCTGACCCGTCTGCTGGCACGGCTGGACGGTGCGCACCCGCTGCACCACTGGTTGGACACGCTCGAGGATGCGGTGACGCTGCTGACCGAGCCGGAGGAACCGTGGCAGACGATCCATGCCCGCCGAGTGCTCGCCGGGGTGCGCGAGTCAGGCGCCGTGCAGAATTCGGACACCCACGAGGAGTCAGGATTGCTGCTGGCGGATGTGCGTGCCCTGCTCGCCGACCGGCTGGCGGGCCGACCCACCCGCTCCGGGTTCCGCACGGGCGCGCTGACGGTGTGCTCGCTGGAGCCGATGCGCGCGGTGCCGCACCGGGTGGTGTGCCTGCTCGGGATGGACGACGGCGCCTTCCCGCGATCCCCCACCCGAGCGGGGATGACTTGCTCGCGCGCGACCCTTGCCTGGGCGAGCGGGACCTGCGCAGCGAGGACCGGCAGATCTTCCTGGACGCGATCACCGCCGCCGGCGAGCATCTGGTGGTGGTGCACACCGGCGCCGACGAGCGCAGCGGTGCACCCCGGCCACCCGCAGTGCCGGTGGCCGAGCTGGTGGATGCGCTGGACCGGATCGCCACCGCACCAGGCGGCGAACCGGTGCGCGATCAGGTGGTGA